In Sphingopyxis sp. 113P3, one DNA window encodes the following:
- a CDS encoding long-chain-fatty-acid--CoA ligase encodes MIDLDAIRTLADIPAAQAQKRGDAVAVKFGTRETSFAELDAKSNRVANALIASTIVPGDRVSVLSKNHDAWYPLFFGTARSRACLAPINCRLAAGEIAFILGDAAPKLLFVGEDFFETALAAIAQLDSPPRLIALYGAHPAFESLDAWLGDAPAQPPADEPQLADDVLQLYTSGTTGRPKGVVLANRNYRRFLEMASEVDGFAYDEDDTVMIVMPLFHVAGTNVSFSGLAQGGRLVLVKDFAAPDAIRMLTEERVAHAFLAPAMIQMMLQQPEAADGDYSHLRSIAYGASPIAEDVLRRARATFSCDFVQFYGMTESAGGGSYLSPTAHDLPGKLTSCGKPWPQTEMAILDGEGRPLGDDEIGEIAIRGDIVMKEYWNRPEATRETVIDGWLHTGDVGYRDADGFYFVHDRIKDMIVSGGENVYPAEVESAIMGCPGVADVAVIGVPDDKWGEAVKALIVPVNGAEPDPGAVIAWARERIAAYKAPKSVDFLDALPRNPSGKVLRRELRAPYWEGRDRAVG; translated from the coding sequence ATGATCGATCTGGATGCCATCAGGACGCTGGCCGACATCCCCGCAGCGCAAGCCCAAAAGCGCGGCGACGCGGTCGCGGTCAAATTCGGGACGCGCGAAACAAGCTTCGCCGAACTCGACGCGAAGTCGAACCGCGTCGCCAACGCGCTGATCGCGTCGACGATTGTTCCAGGCGACCGCGTGTCGGTTCTCTCGAAGAACCACGACGCCTGGTATCCTCTCTTCTTCGGAACCGCGCGGTCGCGCGCCTGCCTTGCGCCAATCAACTGCAGGCTTGCAGCGGGCGAGATCGCCTTCATCCTGGGCGATGCAGCGCCGAAGCTGTTGTTCGTTGGGGAGGATTTTTTCGAGACCGCACTCGCCGCGATTGCGCAGCTTGATAGCCCGCCACGCCTCATAGCCCTTTACGGGGCGCACCCGGCCTTCGAGAGCCTCGACGCCTGGCTGGGCGATGCGCCCGCGCAGCCACCCGCCGACGAGCCGCAGCTCGCCGACGATGTGCTCCAGCTCTACACCAGCGGGACGACCGGACGGCCGAAGGGGGTCGTGCTCGCCAACAGGAATTACCGGCGTTTCCTCGAGATGGCGAGTGAAGTCGACGGCTTCGCCTACGACGAGGACGACACGGTGATGATCGTCATGCCGCTGTTCCACGTCGCGGGAACCAACGTGAGCTTCTCCGGCCTCGCGCAGGGAGGACGGCTGGTTCTGGTCAAGGACTTCGCCGCGCCCGACGCCATCCGGATGCTCACCGAGGAACGGGTGGCGCATGCTTTTCTCGCGCCCGCGATGATCCAGATGATGCTGCAGCAGCCCGAAGCAGCCGATGGCGATTATTCGCACCTCCGCTCGATCGCCTATGGCGCTTCTCCCATTGCGGAGGATGTGCTCCGCCGCGCACGGGCGACCTTCAGCTGCGACTTCGTACAATTTTATGGCATGACCGAAAGCGCAGGCGGCGGCTCCTATCTGTCGCCCACCGCGCATGATCTGCCGGGCAAGCTGACCTCGTGCGGCAAGCCCTGGCCGCAGACCGAGATGGCGATCCTTGATGGCGAGGGCCGCCCGCTCGGCGATGACGAGATCGGGGAAATCGCCATCCGGGGCGACATCGTCATGAAGGAATATTGGAACCGGCCCGAGGCGACCCGCGAGACGGTGATCGATGGATGGCTGCACACGGGCGACGTTGGATATCGCGATGCCGATGGTTTCTATTTCGTCCACGACCGGATCAAGGACATGATCGTGTCGGGCGGCGAGAATGTCTATCCGGCCGAAGTCGAAAGCGCGATCATGGGCTGTCCGGGCGTCGCCGACGTCGCGGTGATCGGCGTCCCGGACGACAAATGGGGCGAAGCGGTAAAGGCGCTCATTGTCCCGGTTAACGGCGCCGAGCCCGACCCCGGCGCAGTGATCGCCTGGGCGCGTGAGAGGATCGCGGCCTACAAGGCACCCAAGAGCGTCGACTTCCTTGATGCTCTGCCGCGCAATCCTTCAGGCAAGGTACTGCGCCGGGAGCTGCGCGCTCCCTATTGGGAAGGGCGCGATCGCGCCGTCGGGTAG
- a CDS encoding glutathione binding-like protein: MIDLHYSATPNGQKIAIMLEEIGEPYRVIPYDIFEGDQLSAEFGRINPNHKLPAIVDHAPAEGDEAITVFESGAILQYLGEKAGRFLPRSGTERAATLSWLTWQVAGLGPMGGQASHFLRYAPQGQDYAIERYTREVNRLLTVLERRLEKAPYVAGTEYTIADMAIWPGRASAFVMGMGLDDWPAMHDWFERIRRRPAVERAMSRDDLKAPAKYVGRHQTLNEREWSNMFGDANHAAVKGD, encoded by the coding sequence ATGATTGACCTTCACTATTCCGCGACGCCCAACGGGCAGAAGATCGCGATCATGCTGGAAGAGATTGGCGAGCCCTACCGCGTGATTCCCTATGACATTTTCGAGGGCGACCAGCTCAGCGCCGAATTCGGACGCATCAATCCGAACCACAAGCTGCCCGCGATCGTTGACCATGCACCGGCCGAGGGCGACGAGGCGATCACCGTGTTCGAGTCGGGTGCGATCCTCCAGTATCTGGGTGAAAAGGCCGGGCGCTTCCTGCCTCGGTCGGGTACAGAGCGCGCGGCGACGCTTTCGTGGTTGACCTGGCAGGTCGCGGGGCTCGGCCCGATGGGCGGCCAGGCGAGCCATTTCCTTCGCTATGCGCCTCAAGGCCAGGATTATGCGATCGAGCGCTATACCAGGGAAGTGAACCGCCTCCTCACCGTGCTCGAGCGGCGGCTCGAAAAGGCCCCTTATGTTGCCGGCACGGAATACACGATCGCCGACATGGCGATCTGGCCGGGCCGCGCTTCGGCCTTTGTGATGGGAATGGGGCTCGATGACTGGCCAGCCATGCACGACTGGTTCGAGCGTATCCGCCGGCGGCCTGCGGTCGAGCGCGCGATGAGCAGGGACGATCTGAAGGCACCGGCGAAATATGTCGGGCGGCATCAGACGCTGAACGAGCGCGAATGGTCAAACATGTTCGGTGACGCGAACCATGCCGCAGTGAAGGGAGATTGA
- a CDS encoding glutathione S-transferase N-terminal domain-containing protein, translating to MIDVYFTPTPNGHKVSIMLEETGLAHRLLKMDMLAGDHLTPEYRRINPNGRLPAIVDHEPIGGDAPLPVFESGAILLYLAEKSGQLLPRDPRRRSQAQQWLMWQMASFGPMQGQAHHFIRYAPEGQTYPVERYRNETVRLLHVLDGRLREAEYLAEEYSVADIACWPWARATRAIGLALEDYPAVADWFARIAERPAVIAGTDVKNAANLSSARPVLTEEQWSNLFGKNMLEAPTR from the coding sequence ATGATCGACGTCTATTTCACCCCTACCCCCAACGGGCACAAGGTCTCGATCATGCTCGAAGAGACCGGACTTGCGCACCGGCTCCTCAAGATGGACATGCTGGCGGGCGATCATCTGACGCCTGAATATCGCCGTATCAATCCGAACGGGCGGTTGCCCGCGATCGTCGATCACGAACCGATCGGCGGCGACGCGCCGCTTCCCGTGTTCGAAAGCGGCGCGATCCTCCTTTATCTTGCCGAAAAGAGCGGGCAGCTGCTTCCAAGGGATCCGCGCCGGCGCAGCCAGGCGCAGCAATGGCTGATGTGGCAGATGGCAAGCTTCGGCCCGATGCAGGGTCAGGCGCACCATTTCATTCGCTATGCGCCCGAAGGACAGACCTATCCTGTCGAACGCTATCGCAATGAGACGGTACGCCTGCTTCACGTCCTCGACGGACGGCTGCGTGAGGCCGAGTATCTCGCCGAGGAATATTCGGTTGCCGACATCGCGTGCTGGCCGTGGGCGCGCGCGACGCGAGCCATCGGGCTTGCGCTCGAGGACTATCCTGCTGTCGCCGACTGGTTCGCACGCATAGCGGAGCGGCCCGCGGTGATCGCGGGCACCGACGTCAAGAATGCGGCCAACCTCTCAAGCGCGCGTCCGGTCCTCACCGAGGAGCAATGGTCGAACCTGTTCGGCAAGAACATGCTTGAGGCGCCAACGCGTTAA
- a CDS encoding nuclear transport factor 2 family protein, giving the protein MPEGSAAIDALLDREAAVAAVTAYAGALDARDWAGLRALFTDTIAIDYGAIGSLVATVTADEWTNRCRALEGFDATAHRLHNMLAVIDGDAALVTSIVDAAHFVTTRSGELMGDIIGRYTHRLVREQGWKIAGVTLSVAGYPAGKDAFDAAFAAARAIFAERSAS; this is encoded by the coding sequence ATGCCTGAGGGATCGGCCGCGATCGACGCTCTCCTCGACAGGGAAGCGGCGGTCGCGGCCGTGACCGCTTACGCGGGCGCGCTCGACGCGCGCGACTGGGCGGGATTGCGCGCTCTTTTCACCGACACGATCGCGATCGACTATGGCGCGATCGGCTCGCTCGTCGCGACGGTGACCGCCGACGAATGGACAAACCGCTGCCGGGCGCTTGAGGGTTTCGATGCGACCGCGCACAGGCTCCACAACATGCTCGCCGTCATCGACGGCGACGCAGCGCTCGTCACCAGCATCGTCGATGCGGCGCATTTCGTCACGACCCGCAGCGGGGAGCTCATGGGCGACATCATCGGCCGATACACACACCGCCTTGTGCGCGAGCAGGGCTGGAAAATCGCCGGCGTCACCCTCAGCGTGGCCGGCTATCCTGCAGGAAAGGACGCATTCGATGCGGCCTTCGCCGCCGCGCGGGCCATTTTCGCCGAGAGAAGCGCCTCATGA
- a CDS encoding SMP-30/gluconolactonase/LRE family protein, producing the protein MSGFGEPEVVASGLRFPEGPVPMADGSVLLVEIARGTLTRVAADGSLTVVADLGGGPNGLALGPDGAAYVCNNGGFQWVEAGPLLFPGHAAHDAACGSIQRVDLVTGAVTTLYDHFEGEALKGPNDIVFDGEGGFWFTDHGQVRARGRDHGAIYYARADGSHISRQRAEVMGPNGIGLSPDGRTLYVSETMTARVWAMDVVAPGELAPPGAWSPGRYVGTPPAFRLLDSLAVEESGRICVGTMVEGGITIFDPEGGASDFLPLPDIGITNIAFGGADRRDAYITASTTGTLYRVRWPRPGLALR; encoded by the coding sequence ATGAGCGGCTTTGGCGAGCCCGAGGTTGTTGCGAGCGGCCTTCGCTTTCCCGAAGGCCCCGTGCCGATGGCTGACGGATCCGTTCTGCTCGTCGAGATCGCGCGCGGCACGCTGACCCGCGTGGCGGCTGATGGCAGCCTCACGGTTGTCGCCGATCTCGGCGGCGGACCGAACGGGCTCGCTCTCGGCCCCGACGGGGCTGCCTATGTTTGCAACAATGGCGGGTTCCAATGGGTCGAGGCCGGGCCGCTGCTGTTCCCGGGCCATGCGGCGCATGACGCAGCGTGCGGCTCGATCCAGCGGGTCGATCTCGTGACCGGGGCCGTCACGACCCTCTATGATCATTTCGAGGGCGAGGCGCTCAAGGGGCCGAACGATATCGTCTTCGATGGCGAAGGCGGCTTCTGGTTCACCGATCACGGGCAGGTCCGCGCGCGCGGCCGCGATCATGGCGCGATCTATTATGCCCGGGCTGATGGCTCGCATATCAGCCGACAGCGCGCCGAGGTGATGGGTCCAAATGGGATCGGCCTCTCGCCCGACGGGCGGACGCTCTATGTCAGCGAGACGATGACAGCGCGGGTGTGGGCGATGGACGTCGTCGCGCCCGGCGAACTCGCGCCGCCGGGCGCCTGGTCGCCCGGCCGCTATGTCGGCACGCCGCCCGCTTTCCGTTTGCTCGACAGTCTCGCGGTCGAGGAGAGCGGCCGGATTTGCGTCGGCACGATGGTCGAAGGCGGGATCACCATTTTCGATCCCGAAGGGGGCGCGTCCGATTTTCTGCCGCTTCCGGACATCGGGATCACGAACATCGCCTTCGGCGGTGCCGATCGCCGCGACGCTTATATCACCGCCTCGACGACGGGCACGCTCTATCGTGTGCGTTGGCCCCGGCCGGGACTGGCATTGCGATAA
- a CDS encoding glutathione S-transferase family protein, producing the protein MRFFTSVGPNPRVVAIFMAEKGISLPEVVVDLRGGENRRAPYNVEVNPAGQTPALELDDGSILTEITAICEYLEERFPDPVLIGSTPEERAATRMWTRRVDLKICEPLTNGFRFSEGLPLFEGRMRCLPEAAAGLKAVAQDGLKWLDPLIAGREFIAGDRVSLADILLFAFLDFGAGVGQPIDPANGNVIRWFEAMKARPSVNPS; encoded by the coding sequence ATGAGATTTTTTACCAGTGTTGGCCCTAACCCCCGCGTCGTGGCGATTTTCATGGCGGAGAAGGGGATCAGCCTCCCCGAGGTCGTGGTGGATCTGCGGGGCGGCGAAAATCGGCGCGCACCCTATAATGTCGAGGTCAATCCGGCCGGGCAGACTCCCGCGCTGGAGCTCGACGATGGCTCCATCCTTACCGAGATCACGGCGATCTGCGAATATCTGGAAGAGCGCTTCCCCGATCCTGTACTTATCGGATCAACCCCGGAGGAGCGTGCCGCGACGCGGATGTGGACGCGCCGCGTCGACCTCAAGATCTGTGAGCCGCTCACCAATGGCTTCCGCTTTTCCGAAGGGCTGCCGCTCTTCGAAGGGCGGATGCGCTGCCTTCCGGAGGCCGCGGCAGGGCTGAAGGCCGTCGCGCAGGACGGGCTCAAATGGCTCGATCCGCTGATCGCTGGGCGCGAATTCATCGCAGGTGACCGGGTGAGTCTCGCGGACATCCTGCTTTTCGCCTTTCTCGACTTCGGGGCGGGCGTGGGGCAGCCGATCGACCCGGCCAACGGCAATGTTATTCGCTGGTTCGAGGCCATGAAGGCCCGCCCCAGCGTCAATCCCAGCTAA
- a CDS encoding glutathione S-transferase family protein, producing MITLFGGPTPNARKIAIALLEMELEWRLEPVDILAGDQLTPEFLALNPNNKTPVIIDDEGPDGPGFVLWETGAILLYLAEKTGRFLPADPVKRAVCWQWLMFQVSGIGPMFGQEAHFAHYAKDRHDYAIERYSREVDRLMMVLDKRLGEAEWLAGEDYSIADMATLPFLRRQFIEKAGRFPNVDRWGAAMLERPAVTQGMKVGVARAETIEGGLTGFTDEHRAILWGDRQHVKR from the coding sequence ATGATCACCCTTTTCGGCGGCCCGACACCCAATGCGCGCAAGATCGCGATCGCGCTGCTCGAAATGGAGCTTGAGTGGCGCCTTGAGCCGGTGGATATATTGGCAGGCGACCAGCTGACCCCCGAATTCCTCGCGCTCAACCCCAACAACAAGACGCCGGTGATCATCGACGACGAGGGTCCCGACGGCCCGGGCTTCGTGCTCTGGGAAACGGGCGCGATCCTCCTTTATCTTGCTGAAAAGACCGGGCGCTTCCTCCCCGCCGACCCGGTGAAGCGCGCGGTCTGCTGGCAGTGGCTCATGTTCCAGGTCTCGGGTATCGGCCCGATGTTCGGTCAGGAAGCGCATTTTGCCCATTATGCCAAGGACCGGCACGACTATGCGATCGAGCGCTATTCGCGCGAGGTCGACCGGCTGATGATGGTCCTCGACAAGAGGCTCGGCGAGGCTGAGTGGCTCGCTGGCGAGGACTATTCGATCGCCGACATGGCAACCCTCCCCTTTCTGCGCCGCCAATTCATCGAAAAGGCGGGCCGCTTCCCCAATGTCGATCGCTGGGGCGCAGCGATGCTCGAGCGGCCCGCGGTTACGCAGGGAATGAAGGTCGGCGTCGCACGCGCGGAAACGATCGAGGGCGGGCTCACCGGCTTTACCGACGAGCACCGGGCGATCCTCTGGGGCGACCGGCAGCATGTGAAGCGCTAG
- a CDS encoding TonB-dependent receptor, whose product MKGLNHLLLSGAAIAAMTACATPAYAQAADEGESAGSSNEIIVTAQKREQSLQDVPISMEVVSGQKLAEFNSNDIKAVMNYTPNVFVQSTAGNDVIYIRGFGSPPANFAFDQSVSLYVDGVYAGRSRQAQAPFFDLARVEVLRGPQGALFGKNTAAGAVSVVSAGPTSTPEGAFTALYNFDHEGFDVSGYISGPISDTLSARLAYKIVNQDGYIRNLATNHDDPEVRQQLARLTLKWEPSSDFDYTVKAEYANRDVIGGITVASSLTGPQTPRTTRYLERSALGDEGTKTESVMLSGTGNIALGDYTLTSVTGYSWFNADIVNGFDQMIPGGGGAATNNSVYNSFPERFDQFSQELRILSPTGRTFEFIAGAYYDRSTYRLDQLQGFNILDLFGSPYFGRIDSRFNQKAESWSVFGQGTLNVSDAFRVIGSLRYSHTKKDADFAARLIYGPFALRPISSAKGSLSEGNVDPSITLQYDVAPRVMVYATYGRGSKSGGFVSNTLGTTDATFSFEPERSTNYEAGIKSTLAGGAIVANVSAYHTEFKDLQVSVYQPESSSYLTGNAASATSKGIEGSLSIFPFPNFDIVASGAYQDIKYDDYPGAACLASQPLTCTPTTNNLAGYSPAYTSKWTGSVTAHAGFDLPSDLKLDITGVAAGRSKYFDSDDQSPIYGVQKGYVKLDLRVQLADRNAGWHLAVVGKNLTNKLTTGSVFRLPAPITAVSRAIQYVEPSRNISVEAGFKF is encoded by the coding sequence ATGAAGGGTCTGAATCATCTCCTGCTGTCGGGCGCGGCAATCGCTGCGATGACGGCCTGTGCCACGCCGGCGTATGCGCAGGCTGCCGACGAAGGCGAGAGCGCGGGGAGCAGCAACGAAATCATCGTGACCGCGCAAAAGCGCGAACAGAGCCTGCAGGACGTTCCCATCTCGATGGAAGTGGTCAGCGGCCAGAAGCTTGCCGAGTTCAACTCGAACGACATCAAGGCGGTCATGAACTACACGCCGAACGTCTTCGTCCAGTCGACCGCAGGCAATGACGTCATCTATATCCGGGGCTTTGGCTCACCGCCGGCCAACTTCGCGTTCGACCAGTCGGTATCGCTCTATGTTGACGGTGTTTACGCGGGTCGCTCGCGCCAGGCGCAGGCCCCATTCTTCGACCTTGCGCGCGTCGAGGTGCTGCGCGGCCCGCAGGGCGCATTGTTCGGCAAGAATACCGCGGCAGGCGCGGTCAGCGTCGTCTCGGCCGGTCCGACGAGTACGCCGGAAGGCGCGTTCACCGCGCTTTATAACTTCGACCATGAGGGGTTCGACGTCTCGGGCTATATCTCGGGCCCGATCAGCGACACGCTGAGCGCGCGCCTTGCCTACAAGATCGTCAACCAGGACGGCTACATCCGCAATCTTGCGACCAATCATGATGACCCCGAAGTGCGCCAGCAGCTCGCTCGCCTGACGCTGAAGTGGGAACCCTCGAGCGACTTCGACTATACGGTGAAGGCAGAATATGCGAACCGCGACGTCATCGGCGGCATCACCGTTGCCAGTTCGCTCACCGGCCCGCAGACTCCGCGCACAACGCGGTATCTGGAACGCTCAGCGCTTGGCGATGAAGGCACCAAGACTGAATCGGTCATGCTCTCGGGCACCGGCAACATCGCGCTCGGCGACTATACGCTGACCTCGGTCACCGGCTATTCCTGGTTCAACGCCGACATCGTCAACGGCTTCGACCAGATGATTCCGGGCGGTGGCGGCGCGGCCACCAACAATTCGGTCTACAACAGCTTCCCCGAACGCTTCGACCAGTTCTCGCAGGAACTGCGCATCCTCTCGCCGACAGGGCGCACCTTCGAGTTCATCGCCGGCGCCTATTATGACCGTTCGACCTACCGGCTCGACCAGCTCCAGGGCTTCAACATCCTCGATCTGTTCGGAAGTCCCTATTTCGGCCGCATCGACAGCCGCTTCAACCAGAAGGCTGAAAGCTGGTCGGTCTTTGGCCAGGGCACGCTCAACGTCAGCGACGCATTCCGCGTGATCGGCAGCCTGCGCTACAGCCATACGAAGAAGGACGCCGACTTCGCGGCGCGCCTCATCTATGGTCCTTTCGCTCTTCGCCCGATCTCGAGCGCCAAGGGTTCGCTCAGCGAAGGCAATGTCGATCCCTCGATCACGCTGCAATATGACGTTGCGCCGCGCGTCATGGTCTATGCAACCTATGGCCGCGGCTCCAAGTCGGGCGGCTTCGTCTCCAACACGCTCGGTACGACCGACGCGACCTTCTCGTTCGAGCCTGAACGCTCGACCAACTATGAGGCCGGCATCAAGTCGACGCTCGCGGGCGGTGCGATCGTGGCGAACGTTTCGGCCTATCACACCGAGTTCAAGGATCTGCAGGTCTCGGTCTATCAGCCCGAATCGTCGAGCTACCTCACCGGGAACGCGGCCAGTGCGACGTCGAAGGGTATCGAGGGATCGCTCAGCATCTTCCCCTTCCCCAATTTCGACATAGTCGCGTCGGGCGCGTACCAGGACATCAAATACGACGATTATCCGGGCGCGGCCTGCCTCGCCTCGCAGCCGCTCACCTGCACGCCGACGACCAACAACCTCGCTGGCTACAGCCCGGCCTACACGTCGAAATGGACCGGCAGCGTGACTGCACACGCAGGGTTTGACCTGCCGAGCGACCTCAAGCTCGACATTACCGGGGTCGCGGCGGGCCGTTCGAAATATTTCGACTCCGACGACCAGAGCCCGATCTACGGCGTTCAGAAGGGCTATGTGAAGCTCGATCTGCGCGTCCAGCTGGCGGACCGGAATGCCGGCTGGCATTTGGCGGTGGTGGGCAAGAACCTCACCAACAAGCTCACCACCGGCAGCGTCTTCCGCCTGCCCGCGCCGATCACCGCTGTGTCGCGCGCGATCCAATATGTGGAACCCAGCCGCAATATTTCGGTCGAGGCCGGGTTCAAATTCTGA
- a CDS encoding cobalamin-independent methionine synthase II family protein, whose translation MFDHPILPTTIVGSYPQPDWLIDRERLKASLPPRVRAETLWRIAEPWLADAQEAATLMAIRDQEEIGIDIVGDGEMRRESYSNRLATALSGIDPDKHGTAIDRTGNANPVPLVSGPIRRVAPIEAQDAAFLRRHSAKPVKLTLPGPFTMTQQAENGYYPDARALAMDYAEAVNAEIRDLFAAGVDVVQLDEPYLQARADAAGAYAIEAINRALDGVEGTTALHICFGYAMVHHGAGATGPKPKAYDFLAELEASAIDVISIEAAQPGLDPAILAELPTKTIMYGVLDLSVPDVETPEVVAGRIREALRYVDAERLWIAPDCGMKYHSREHSQAKLRAMVEGAALVRAELS comes from the coding sequence GTGTTCGACCACCCTATCTTGCCCACGACGATCGTGGGAAGCTATCCCCAACCTGACTGGCTGATCGACCGGGAAAGGCTGAAGGCGAGCCTTCCCCCGCGTGTGCGCGCCGAGACGCTCTGGCGCATAGCCGAGCCATGGCTCGCCGACGCGCAGGAGGCTGCGACGCTGATGGCGATCCGCGACCAGGAAGAGATTGGCATCGACATAGTCGGTGACGGCGAGATGCGGCGCGAAAGCTACTCGAACCGGCTCGCAACGGCCCTTTCCGGGATCGATCCCGACAAGCACGGCACGGCAATCGACCGGACGGGCAATGCCAATCCCGTTCCGCTCGTCTCGGGCCCGATCCGCCGCGTCGCGCCCATTGAAGCGCAGGACGCGGCCTTCCTCCGTCGTCATTCGGCCAAGCCCGTCAAGCTCACGCTTCCCGGCCCCTTCACGATGACGCAGCAGGCCGAAAACGGCTATTATCCGGACGCTCGCGCCCTCGCGATGGATTATGCAGAGGCGGTCAACGCCGAGATTCGCGACCTATTTGCCGCAGGGGTCGACGTCGTCCAGCTCGATGAGCCCTATCTGCAGGCCCGCGCCGACGCTGCCGGTGCCTATGCGATCGAGGCAATCAACCGCGCACTCGACGGTGTCGAGGGAACGACAGCGCTCCACATCTGCTTTGGTTACGCGATGGTCCATCACGGCGCAGGCGCGACAGGGCCAAAGCCCAAGGCCTATGATTTTCTCGCCGAGCTCGAGGCCTCGGCAATCGACGTCATCTCGATCGAGGCGGCCCAGCCCGGGCTCGATCCCGCGATCCTTGCCGAACTGCCGACGAAGACGATCATGTACGGCGTGCTGGATTTGTCGGTTCCCGACGTCGAGACGCCCGAAGTGGTCGCGGGCCGCATCCGCGAGGCGCTGCGATATGTCGATGCCGAGCGCCTGTGGATCGCGCCCGATTGCGGGATGAAATATCACAGCCGCGAGCATTCGCAGGCCAAGCTGAGGGCGATGGTCGAGGGCGCGGCGCTGGTGCGGGCGGAGCTGAGCTGA
- a CDS encoding VOC family protein yields the protein MAQTNTEFEFCGVNHLALVCKDMARTVEFYRDILGMPLTKTIDLPGGRGQHFFFDIGNGDSLAFFWFPDAPEAAPGVSAPAALPTQGSFVSAHGSMNHIAINVRAEKFDEYYQRLIEKGVEVTPILNHDNSPTQSSAEMHDGVFVRSVYFFDPDGVCLEFAAWTKVLDESDVAHDPVRADGTKAEGMITGRTPVPAE from the coding sequence ATGGCACAGACGAACACCGAATTTGAATTTTGCGGCGTCAACCATTTGGCGCTCGTTTGCAAGGACATGGCGAGGACGGTCGAATTTTATCGCGACATCCTCGGGATGCCGCTGACCAAGACGATCGACCTGCCCGGCGGTCGCGGCCAGCATTTCTTCTTCGACATCGGCAACGGCGATTCGCTGGCCTTCTTCTGGTTCCCCGACGCGCCCGAGGCGGCGCCGGGCGTGTCGGCACCTGCCGCGCTGCCCACGCAGGGCAGCTTTGTGTCGGCGCACGGTTCGATGAACCATATCGCGATCAACGTCCGGGCCGAGAAGTTCGATGAATATTATCAGCGACTGATCGAGAAGGGTGTCGAAGTGACCCCGATCCTCAACCACGACAATTCGCCGACCCAATCGTCGGCTGAGATGCATGACGGTGTTTTCGTGCGCTCGGTCTATTTCTTCGACCCCGACGGCGTGTGCCTCGAATTCGCTGCGTGGACCAAGGTGCTCGACGAAAGCGACGTCGCGCACGACCCCGTACGCGCCGACGGCACCAAGGCCGAAGGAATGATCACGGGCCGCACGCCGGTTCCCGCGGAATAG
- a CDS encoding DUF3237 domain-containing protein, translating to MTEQNSPPAPPGLESRHLCTVEFDVGGGLIAIGASPFGEQRVGYLTGGRVLGPRIRGEVLPGGGNWPRSGRIGDASVGTFDARAVWKTEEEDLIYLTYTGRSLIPDDVRALFADPARPPVDPSRYYLRVAAVFETASERYRWLNGTLAVGVGEVTDFGVRHVFYEIG from the coding sequence ATGACCGAGCAAAATTCGCCCCCCGCTCCCCCAGGGCTCGAAAGCCGCCATCTGTGCACCGTCGAGTTCGATGTAGGTGGCGGGCTCATTGCGATCGGGGCGTCGCCTTTCGGTGAGCAGCGCGTGGGCTATCTCACGGGCGGGCGCGTCCTTGGACCGCGCATTCGGGGGGAGGTTCTGCCGGGCGGCGGCAACTGGCCGCGCTCGGGGCGAATCGGCGACGCATCGGTCGGCACCTTCGATGCCCGCGCGGTGTGGAAAACCGAGGAGGAAGATCTCATCTATCTCACCTATACGGGGCGCAGCCTGATTCCTGACGATGTTCGTGCGCTATTCGCAGACCCCGCGAGGCCGCCGGTTGACCCCTCGCGCTACTATCTTCGCGTTGCGGCGGTCTTTGAAACCGCAAGCGAGCGATATCGCTGGCTCAACGGGACGCTCGCGGTCGGGGTGGGTGAGGTCACCGACTTTGGCGTCCGACATGTCTTTTACGAGATCGGCTGA